Proteins from one Mycolicibacter virginiensis genomic window:
- the ychF gene encoding redox-regulated ATPase YchF, producing MSLSLGIVGLPNVGKSTLFNALTHNDVLAANYPFATIEPNEGVVPLPDPRLTKLAEIFGSERILPAPVTFVDIAGIVKGASEGAGLGNKFLANIRECDAICQVVRVFADDDVVHVDGKVDPEADIEVIATELILADMQTLEKAVPRLEKEARNNKDRKPMHEAAVAAAAILDTGKTLFAAGVDTAPLRELNLLTTKPFLYVFNADESVLTDAARVAALRELVAPADAVFLDAKIEAELAELDDESAMELLESIGQSERGLDALARAGFHTLKLQTYLTAGPKEARAWTIHQGDTAPKAAGVIHTDFEKGFIKAEVVSYDDLVEAGSMAAAKSAGKVRMEGKDYVMADGDVVEFRFGTTSTSKG from the coding sequence GTGAGCCTGAGTCTCGGAATCGTGGGGTTGCCCAACGTTGGTAAGTCGACCCTGTTCAACGCGCTGACACACAACGATGTGTTGGCCGCCAACTACCCGTTCGCGACGATCGAGCCGAACGAGGGTGTGGTGCCGCTGCCCGACCCCCGGCTGACCAAGCTGGCCGAGATATTCGGCTCCGAGCGGATCCTGCCCGCGCCGGTGACGTTCGTCGACATCGCCGGCATCGTCAAGGGCGCCTCGGAGGGGGCCGGGCTGGGCAACAAGTTCCTGGCCAACATCCGCGAGTGTGACGCCATCTGTCAGGTGGTGCGGGTCTTCGCCGACGACGACGTGGTGCACGTCGACGGCAAAGTGGACCCCGAGGCCGACATCGAGGTGATCGCCACCGAGCTGATCCTGGCCGACATGCAGACCCTGGAGAAGGCGGTCCCGCGGCTGGAGAAAGAAGCCCGCAACAACAAGGACCGCAAGCCCATGCACGAGGCCGCGGTGGCCGCCGCGGCGATCCTCGACACCGGCAAGACCCTGTTCGCCGCCGGGGTGGACACCGCGCCGCTGCGCGAGCTGAACCTGCTGACCACCAAGCCTTTCCTCTACGTGTTCAACGCCGACGAGTCGGTGCTCACCGATGCCGCGCGGGTCGCCGCGCTGCGCGAGCTGGTGGCCCCGGCCGACGCGGTGTTCCTCGACGCCAAGATCGAAGCCGAACTCGCCGAGCTCGACGACGAGTCGGCCATGGAGCTGCTGGAGTCGATCGGGCAGAGTGAGCGCGGTCTGGATGCGTTGGCGCGGGCCGGTTTTCACACGCTGAAGTTGCAGACCTACCTGACCGCCGGGCCCAAGGAGGCGCGGGCCTGGACCATCCACCAGGGCGACACCGCGCCCAAGGCGGCCGGGGTGATTCACACCGACTTCGAGAAGGGCTTCATCAAAGCCGAGGTGGTCTCCTACGACGACCTGGTCGAGGCCGGATCGATGGCCGCCGCCAAGTCCGCCGGCAAGGTGCGCATGGAGGGCAAGGACTACGTCATGGCCGATGGGGACGTGGTGGAGTTCCGGTTTGGAACAACGTCTACGTCCAAGGGCTGA
- a CDS encoding 3-beta-hydroxysteroid dehydrogenase, with protein MGDPALTTELGRVLVTGGSGFVGTNFVKTLLERGYQVRSFDRAPSSLPDHPNLEKLEGDICDPQTVAAAVANIDTVFHTAAIIDLQGGAKVTDEIRRRSFAVNVDGTKNLVQAGQRAGVKRFVYTASNSVVMGGKAISGGDETMAYTTKFNDLYTETKVVAEKFVLGENGIDGMLTCAIRPSGIWGDGDQTMFRKLFESVVAGHVKVLVGSKHAKLDNSYVHNLIHGFILAAQHLVPGGSAPGQAYFINDGEPINMFEFARPVMEACGERWPKIRVSGRMVRDTMFAWQWLHFRFGLPEPMLEPGAVERLYLNNYFSIAKAGRDLGYQPLFTTEQAMADCMPYYKKLFQQVKAEAHPHLATVVAEPHPE; from the coding sequence ATGGGTGATCCTGCACTGACTACTGAACTCGGCCGGGTACTGGTCACCGGGGGCTCCGGCTTCGTCGGAACCAACTTCGTCAAGACGCTGCTGGAACGCGGCTACCAAGTGCGCTCCTTCGACCGCGCGCCGTCGAGCCTCCCCGACCACCCCAACCTGGAGAAGCTCGAAGGCGACATCTGCGACCCGCAGACGGTGGCCGCGGCGGTCGCCAACATCGACACCGTGTTCCACACCGCTGCCATCATCGATCTGCAGGGCGGCGCCAAGGTCACCGACGAGATCCGCCGGCGCAGTTTCGCGGTCAACGTCGACGGCACCAAGAACCTGGTCCAGGCCGGACAGCGGGCCGGGGTGAAGCGATTCGTCTACACCGCCTCCAACAGTGTTGTGATGGGCGGCAAGGCCATCTCGGGCGGCGACGAAACCATGGCCTACACCACCAAGTTCAACGACCTCTACACCGAGACCAAAGTGGTCGCGGAGAAGTTCGTGCTCGGCGAGAACGGCATCGACGGCATGCTGACCTGTGCAATCCGGCCGTCGGGCATCTGGGGCGACGGTGACCAGACCATGTTCCGCAAGCTGTTCGAAAGCGTGGTCGCCGGTCACGTCAAAGTATTGGTCGGCAGCAAGCACGCCAAGCTCGACAACTCCTACGTGCACAACCTGATTCACGGCTTCATCCTGGCCGCTCAGCACTTGGTGCCCGGCGGATCGGCGCCCGGCCAGGCCTACTTCATCAACGACGGTGAACCGATCAACATGTTCGAGTTCGCTCGACCGGTCATGGAGGCGTGCGGCGAGCGCTGGCCCAAGATCCGGGTCTCCGGCCGGATGGTGCGCGACACGATGTTCGCCTGGCAGTGGCTGCACTTCCGGTTCGGCCTGCCCGAGCCCATGTTGGAACCCGGTGCGGTGGAACGGCTTTACCTGAACAACTACTTCTCGATCGCTAAGGCCGGCCGCGACCTCGGCTACCAGCCGCTGTTCACCACCGAGCAGGCGATGGCCGACTGCATGCCGTACTACAAGAAGCTCTTCCAGCAGGTCAAGGCCGAGGCGCATCCGCACCTGGCGACGGTGGTCGCCGAGCCGCACCCGGAGTAG
- a CDS encoding lipid droplet-associated protein: protein MATAPFGVRLLVGAATVAVEETLKLPQTILTYPMTLASQAAHAVMRWQQGVADLVNKGDTTLESLFPPKDEQPEWATFDDDIEDSFDGGAATFDDDTDPRTEGRFALYSFSEDGATPPNASADNEAPAGRNGAADPTVPTPDLVDELDYGSLTLAQLRARLASLSLDELETLLAYEEATKARAPFQTLLANRITRTTAK from the coding sequence ATGGCAACTGCACCTTTTGGAGTCCGGCTTCTGGTCGGCGCGGCCACCGTCGCGGTCGAGGAGACCCTGAAGCTGCCGCAAACCATCCTGACCTACCCGATGACGCTGGCCAGCCAGGCCGCGCACGCGGTGATGCGCTGGCAGCAAGGCGTCGCTGATCTGGTCAACAAGGGCGACACCACTCTCGAGTCGCTGTTCCCGCCGAAGGATGAGCAGCCGGAGTGGGCAACCTTCGATGACGACATCGAGGACAGTTTCGACGGCGGTGCCGCGACCTTCGACGACGACACCGACCCGCGCACCGAGGGCCGCTTCGCCCTCTATTCGTTCAGCGAAGACGGGGCCACCCCGCCGAACGCATCCGCCGACAATGAGGCCCCGGCCGGCCGCAACGGTGCCGCGGACCCGACGGTGCCTACCCCCGACCTGGTCGACGAGCTCGACTACGGCTCGCTGACCCTGGCCCAGCTGCGGGCCCGGCTGGCGTCGCTCAGCCTCGACGAGCTGGAGACCTTGCTCGCCTACGAAGAGGCCACCAAGGCCCGGGCACCGTTCCAGACGCTGCTGGCCAACAGGATCACCCGCACCACCGCGAAGTGA
- a CDS encoding DUF6932 family protein has protein sequence MPIPATSGQYAVLPAGRHAATLDEVYEAFVVNAPFRPRRELIFRALTLYIDLVSPQFSTCRFWINGGFVTHKTWAEPEDADVVVVVPSGEHSKVTQPTFMPLLTLGSNAGDKVHPMGGLIDGFVAAADNPAALMTWDLMWSSVRDEQHNVVTGVSKGYLEVSV, from the coding sequence TTGCCGATTCCAGCTACGAGCGGTCAGTACGCGGTACTGCCTGCCGGTCGGCACGCCGCCACCCTCGATGAGGTCTACGAGGCGTTCGTGGTGAACGCGCCGTTTCGTCCACGCCGCGAGCTGATCTTCCGTGCGTTGACGCTGTACATCGACCTTGTGTCACCTCAATTCAGCACCTGCCGGTTCTGGATCAACGGCGGGTTCGTCACCCACAAGACGTGGGCTGAACCGGAGGACGCCGACGTGGTTGTTGTCGTACCTTCAGGAGAACATTCCAAGGTGACACAGCCCACCTTCATGCCGCTGCTGACGTTGGGCAGTAACGCGGGCGACAAGGTGCATCCGATGGGCGGGTTGATCGATGGCTTCGTCGCCGCAGCGGACAACCCGGCGGCACTGATGACGTGGGATCTCATGTGGTCATCGGTGCGGGATGAGCAGCACAATGTCGTTACGGGCGTCAGCAAGGGGTACTTGGAGGTGAGCGTGTAG
- the xseA gene encoding exodeoxyribonuclease VII large subunit, which yields MTDPAPGESAENPFPVRAVAIRVKGWIDRLGSVWVEGQLTQINLRPGVRTVFMVLRDPAADMSLTVTCSPEMVASAPVKLTEGTQVVVCGKPNFYTARGTFSLRLSEIRAVGIGELLARIERLRRLLDAEGLFDPRLKRPLPFLPGTIGLITGRASAAERDVMTVAGTRWPAVRFAVRNTAVQGPTAVAQIVEALRDLDADEAVEVIVLARGGGSVEDLLPFSDETLCRAIAACRTPVVSAIGHEPDSPLCDLVADLRAATPTDAAKRIVPDAAAEQALVDDLRRRSAQAVRNWVVREDRVLMQLRSRPVLADPLRALTERGEEVQRALAAVRRDVSRLIAVQSERVGHLAARLATLGPAATLARGYAVVQTVGAAGPRVLRSVDDAAAGTRLRIRVADGAVAATSEGRLLEGPSDGS from the coding sequence GTGACCGACCCCGCGCCGGGCGAATCCGCCGAAAACCCGTTCCCGGTCCGCGCGGTTGCCATCCGGGTCAAGGGCTGGATCGACCGGCTGGGTTCGGTGTGGGTGGAAGGGCAGCTCACCCAGATCAATCTGCGCCCGGGCGTGCGGACCGTGTTCATGGTGTTGCGCGATCCGGCCGCCGACATGTCCCTGACGGTGACGTGCAGCCCCGAAATGGTGGCTTCAGCGCCGGTCAAGCTGACCGAAGGCACCCAGGTGGTGGTCTGCGGCAAACCCAACTTCTACACCGCCCGCGGCACCTTCTCGCTACGCCTGAGTGAGATCCGCGCCGTCGGCATCGGTGAGCTGCTGGCCCGCATCGAGCGGCTGCGGCGGCTGCTGGACGCCGAGGGGTTGTTCGATCCGCGCCTCAAACGGCCGCTGCCGTTCCTGCCGGGCACGATCGGGCTGATCACCGGGCGCGCCAGCGCCGCCGAGCGCGATGTCATGACGGTGGCCGGCACCCGGTGGCCGGCGGTGCGCTTCGCGGTGCGCAATACCGCCGTGCAGGGACCGACCGCCGTCGCCCAGATCGTCGAGGCACTGCGCGACCTGGACGCCGACGAAGCCGTGGAGGTGATCGTGCTGGCCCGCGGCGGCGGCAGCGTCGAGGACCTGCTGCCGTTCTCCGACGAAACCCTGTGCCGGGCCATCGCGGCGTGCCGGACCCCGGTGGTCAGCGCTATTGGGCACGAACCCGACAGCCCGTTGTGCGATTTGGTCGCTGACCTGCGCGCGGCCACCCCCACCGATGCGGCGAAGCGGATCGTTCCGGACGCCGCGGCCGAGCAGGCGCTGGTCGATGACCTGCGGCGACGCAGCGCGCAGGCGGTACGTAACTGGGTGGTGCGTGAGGACCGCGTGCTGATGCAGCTGCGTAGCCGACCGGTGCTGGCCGACCCGCTGCGCGCCCTGACCGAGCGCGGCGAAGAGGTCCAGCGCGCCCTGGCCGCGGTGCGGCGTGATGTCAGCCGGCTGATCGCCGTGCAGAGCGAACGGGTGGGCCATCTGGCGGCGCGGCTGGCTACCCTGGGCCCGGCCGCGACGTTGGCGCGCGGCTACGCGGTCGTCCAAACTGTCGGCGCAGCGGGGCCGCGCGTACTGCGCTCGGTCGACGATGCGGCGGCCGGGACCCGACTGCGAATCCGGGTGGCCGACGGGGCCGTGGCGGCGACGAGTGAGGGGCGACTTCTTGAAGGACCCAGCGATGGCAGCTGA
- a CDS encoding DUF6542 domain-containing protein — protein sequence MAVAREKSAVAADHRSILPSIAGLPWWSAVAVAVVATAIGVAFDAGSGDKELTIVFSALYAMGCIAAVLMVQQSAVFTTVVQPPLILFVSVPSAYWMLRGGGFPGLKAIVINCGYPLIERFPLMLFTAAAVLLIGMVRWYLGMLSGTAKREARDTEDDATPKAATLSDRIGAMLTSALTRNPAHAIEKPASREERPGQRPRRATAEARRAARQGSGSRSRTRSTERRAAANGSAPTRSRHVRPDIDAARAAEHPRPRRRPAAEGRDEPMQRRRRPAPEAHDERQPRRRPAPDWQDEPRRRPRPPQDGSRSADSLSRTNRDPHPRSYRPSDAPESMPRRRPAPSGAEGRGNGTGTRHPVSQVRYRGSGGNESDAATRGRSRPPRDEVDSWEYDV from the coding sequence GTGGCAGTAGCGCGGGAGAAGTCGGCAGTGGCCGCTGACCACCGTTCGATCTTGCCGAGCATCGCCGGTTTGCCGTGGTGGAGTGCCGTGGCGGTGGCGGTGGTCGCGACCGCGATCGGAGTGGCGTTCGACGCCGGCTCCGGCGACAAAGAACTGACCATCGTCTTCTCCGCCCTCTACGCGATGGGCTGTATCGCCGCGGTGCTCATGGTGCAGCAATCGGCGGTGTTCACGACGGTGGTCCAACCCCCGTTGATCCTGTTCGTGAGCGTGCCCAGCGCGTACTGGATGCTGCGCGGCGGCGGGTTCCCCGGCCTCAAGGCCATCGTCATCAACTGCGGCTATCCCCTGATCGAACGATTCCCACTGATGCTTTTCACGGCGGCGGCCGTGCTGCTGATCGGGATGGTCCGCTGGTACCTCGGGATGCTGAGCGGAACCGCGAAGCGCGAGGCCCGCGATACCGAAGACGACGCCACCCCGAAGGCGGCCACACTCAGCGACCGCATCGGCGCCATGCTCACCTCCGCCCTCACCCGCAACCCCGCGCACGCCATCGAGAAGCCGGCTTCCCGCGAGGAGCGCCCGGGTCAGCGTCCCCGCCGCGCCACCGCGGAAGCCCGCCGAGCCGCGCGCCAGGGTTCTGGGTCCCGATCCCGGACCCGCTCCACCGAGCGGCGCGCCGCGGCCAACGGCTCGGCGCCGACGCGTTCCCGGCACGTTCGGCCGGACATCGACGCCGCCCGCGCCGCGGAGCACCCGCGCCCGCGTCGCCGTCCGGCAGCCGAGGGACGCGACGAGCCCATGCAGCGGCGGCGACGCCCCGCTCCCGAGGCGCACGACGAGCGCCAGCCCCGCCGGCGTCCGGCGCCCGACTGGCAAGACGAGCCGCGACGCAGGCCGCGTCCGCCCCAAGACGGGTCGCGCTCAGCTGACTCACTGTCGAGGACTAATCGGGATCCGCATCCGCGCAGCTACCGCCCCTCCGATGCGCCCGAGTCGATGCCCCGGCGCCGACCGGCGCCGTCTGGCGCCGAGGGGCGCGGCAACGGAACCGGCACTCGCCACCCCGTTTCCCAGGTGCGCTACCGCGGGTCAGGAGGCAACGAGTCCGATGCGGCGACCCGCGGCCGCTCCCGTCCACCGCGCGATGAAGTCGACTCCTGGGAGTACGACGTCTAG
- a CDS encoding exodeoxyribonuclease VII small subunit translates to MAAEQADPVTPVSELGYEQCRDELIDVVQRLEQGGMDLDASLSLWERGEQLAKRCEEHLAGARRRVQEALDAEPADDDRA, encoded by the coding sequence ATGGCAGCTGAGCAAGCCGATCCGGTGACACCCGTTAGTGAGCTTGGCTATGAGCAATGCCGCGACGAGCTGATCGACGTGGTGCAGCGCCTGGAGCAGGGCGGGATGGATCTCGACGCGTCGCTGAGCCTGTGGGAACGGGGCGAGCAGCTGGCCAAGCGGTGTGAAGAGCACCTGGCCGGAGCCCGGCGCCGGGTGCAGGAAGCGCTGGACGCCGAGCCCGCCGACGACGACCGCGCGTGA
- a CDS encoding 4-hydroxy-3-methylbut-2-enyl diphosphate reductase: MPQTVDVEIAYSSAAVGGAPVGKRVLLAEPRGYCAGVDRAVETVERALEKHGAPVYVRHEIVHNKHVVDTLTNKGAVFVDETDQVPEGAIVVFSAHGVAPTVHETAAERSLRVIDATCPLVTKVHNEAKRFARDGYDILLIGHAGHEEVVGIIGEAPNDVQLVDGLDAVAAVTVRDENKIVWLSQTTLSVDETMQTVLKLRERFPNLQNPPSDDICYATQNRQTAVKAMAPECELVIVVGSRNSSNSCRLVEVALGAGARAAHLVDYAEDIDPAWLAPEAGEVQTIGVTSGASVPEILVRGVLERLAEYGYGTVYPVATANETLVFALPREIRPDRR, translated from the coding sequence ATGCCCCAGACCGTCGACGTGGAGATCGCCTACAGTTCAGCCGCGGTGGGCGGCGCCCCGGTCGGCAAGCGGGTGCTGCTGGCGGAGCCACGCGGGTACTGCGCGGGCGTGGACCGGGCGGTCGAGACCGTCGAGCGGGCCCTGGAGAAGCACGGCGCCCCGGTGTACGTGCGTCACGAGATCGTGCACAACAAGCACGTGGTGGACACCCTGACCAACAAGGGTGCGGTCTTCGTGGACGAGACCGATCAGGTGCCCGAAGGCGCGATCGTGGTGTTCTCCGCCCACGGCGTGGCCCCGACGGTGCATGAGACGGCCGCCGAACGCAGCCTGCGGGTGATCGACGCGACCTGCCCGTTGGTGACCAAGGTGCACAACGAAGCCAAGCGATTCGCCCGCGACGGCTACGACATCCTGCTGATCGGTCATGCCGGCCACGAAGAGGTCGTCGGGATCATCGGCGAGGCCCCCAACGACGTGCAGCTGGTCGACGGCTTAGATGCTGTAGCCGCCGTGACCGTCCGCGACGAGAACAAGATCGTGTGGCTGTCGCAGACCACGCTCAGCGTCGACGAGACCATGCAGACGGTGCTCAAGCTGCGCGAGCGATTCCCGAACCTGCAGAATCCGCCCAGCGACGACATCTGCTACGCCACCCAGAACCGCCAGACCGCGGTCAAGGCGATGGCCCCGGAGTGCGAGCTGGTGATCGTGGTGGGTTCGCGGAACTCCTCGAACTCCTGCCGCCTGGTCGAGGTGGCGCTGGGCGCCGGTGCCCGCGCTGCCCACCTCGTCGACTACGCCGAGGATATCGACCCAGCCTGGCTGGCTCCCGAAGCAGGCGAGGTGCAGACCATCGGCGTCACGTCGGGTGCGTCGGTGCCGGAGATCCTGGTCCGCGGGGTGCTGGAGCGGCTTGCCGAGTATGGCTACGGCACGGTGTACCCGGTGGCCACCGCCAACGAGACCCTGGTGTTCGCCTTGCCTCGCGAGATCCGGCCGGATCGCCGGTAG
- a CDS encoding adenylate/guanylate cyclase domain-containing protein, protein MNGVGPLSELPALVCSSCGTGLPAAFKFCHECGTAVATAPAPAEYKQVTVLFADVVHWMDIAAAVGSERLREIMADLADRCAAVVQRYGSTLAQWTGDGIMAVFGAPVAVEDHAVRACLAALDVQEESKRLAVEVAERDGIELRLRVGLNSGEVIGGGIGSGQFGYAAVGEQVGIAQRMESVAPPSGIMLSTSTAALVESTAELGDVEWVRIKGTQEPVPARRLLGMAERHRVIRRAESSLIGRHGELAAVAAMVDRAIHGHGGVANVVGAPGLGKSRMAREVAAAAADRGVKVVWAFCESHAGGIPFHAVSRLLRASVGVDGRRGEDARTRVRDRFGHADTQDLLLLDDLLGIADPDVALPQMDPDTRRSRLTALINAASLARTETTLFIIEDAHWIDAVSDSLIADFLAVLPRTPSMVLITYRPDYRGALTQLPDAQKIVLAPLDDSDITALTGELLGSDPSVGELAAIIAGRAAGNPFFAEEMVRELAQRGALSGEHGGYVCRTRAADVTVPPTVQAAIEARTDQLSTGAKRTLNAASVIGARFGAELLPALGVDAVFDELLATELIDEVDLTAGAEYAFRHPLIRTVVYESQLKSDRARWHRKLAAAIQERAPGSMDDNAALIAEHLQAAGELREAYTWHMRAGAWSTNRDLVAARGSWERARRIADALPPEDPEHLSMRIAPRTMLCATDWQAREVQESRSRFEELQELCGAAGDQASLAIGMTALATELLYAGRSREGALLASQQMALFESMGDRSPTMGLAFMAFVNWLCVGEFGEILRWSQTIVDLAEGDPARGANFGVGSPLAIASAWRGTARWWLGLPGWSQDLDEAVDMARRSNAETLGSTVAWTYGFAMQHGTLRPSASAERACEEAVQSAQRASSDRAMGLAGYALGVVLITRDTAADRHRGLELILQSRAIWLRKRALFLIPVTDVWAARETAHSGDRDAAIAAMRSAVDELRNAGNVFYGVWGAGVLVETLLERGAEGDLAEAEEIVGWLANLPAGQGSAMCEITLLRLNALLSRTRGDEVAYSELATRYRAMAESLGYEGHIDHARAFTRTAP, encoded by the coding sequence GTGAACGGCGTTGGGCCGCTATCGGAACTGCCAGCCTTGGTGTGCAGTTCGTGTGGCACTGGGTTGCCCGCGGCCTTCAAGTTCTGCCACGAGTGCGGAACGGCAGTTGCAACTGCACCGGCACCTGCCGAATACAAGCAGGTAACGGTGCTGTTCGCCGACGTGGTGCACTGGATGGACATCGCCGCGGCGGTGGGTTCTGAGCGCTTGCGCGAGATCATGGCCGACCTCGCCGACCGCTGCGCGGCGGTGGTACAGCGCTACGGGAGCACGCTCGCACAGTGGACGGGCGACGGGATCATGGCGGTGTTCGGGGCCCCCGTCGCCGTGGAAGACCACGCCGTGCGGGCCTGTCTGGCGGCTTTGGATGTTCAAGAGGAGTCCAAGCGGCTTGCTGTCGAGGTCGCCGAACGCGACGGTATCGAGCTACGACTGCGGGTCGGGTTGAACTCCGGCGAGGTGATCGGGGGCGGGATCGGGTCGGGACAGTTTGGCTACGCCGCGGTGGGTGAACAGGTCGGGATAGCCCAACGGATGGAGTCGGTCGCGCCACCAAGCGGCATCATGCTGAGCACGTCGACAGCCGCGCTCGTCGAAAGCACGGCCGAACTGGGTGATGTCGAATGGGTTCGAATCAAAGGCACCCAAGAACCCGTACCCGCCCGACGGCTGTTGGGCATGGCCGAGCGGCATCGCGTGATCCGGCGTGCGGAGTCCAGCCTGATCGGCCGGCACGGAGAGTTGGCCGCCGTCGCGGCGATGGTGGACCGCGCTATCCACGGTCACGGCGGAGTGGCCAATGTGGTGGGAGCTCCAGGCCTCGGGAAGAGCCGGATGGCCCGGGAGGTCGCGGCGGCCGCAGCCGATCGAGGAGTGAAGGTGGTGTGGGCGTTCTGCGAGTCGCATGCCGGCGGCATCCCGTTCCACGCCGTATCGAGGCTGCTGAGGGCGAGCGTCGGCGTGGATGGGCGACGCGGCGAGGACGCCCGCACGCGGGTCCGAGACCGCTTTGGGCACGCCGATACGCAGGACCTGCTGCTGCTCGACGATCTGCTGGGCATTGCCGATCCCGATGTGGCACTGCCCCAGATGGACCCGGATACGCGACGCAGCCGACTGACCGCGCTGATCAACGCCGCGTCGTTGGCCCGCACCGAAACGACGTTGTTCATCATCGAGGATGCGCACTGGATCGATGCCGTCAGCGATTCTCTGATCGCGGACTTCTTGGCGGTTCTCCCCCGCACCCCCTCGATGGTGCTGATCACCTACCGCCCCGACTACCGCGGCGCGCTGACACAGCTACCCGATGCACAGAAGATAGTCCTTGCCCCGCTGGATGATTCGGACATCACGGCGTTGACCGGCGAGCTGTTGGGATCGGATCCGTCGGTCGGCGAGCTGGCCGCGATCATCGCCGGGCGAGCCGCCGGGAATCCGTTCTTCGCCGAGGAGATGGTGCGCGAGCTAGCCCAGCGCGGAGCGCTGTCCGGCGAACACGGTGGCTACGTCTGCCGCACGAGGGCCGCGGACGTCACGGTGCCACCCACGGTGCAGGCGGCCATTGAGGCGCGCACCGACCAGCTCAGCACCGGGGCCAAACGAACATTGAACGCGGCCTCGGTGATCGGGGCGCGCTTCGGCGCGGAGCTGTTGCCCGCACTGGGCGTCGACGCGGTGTTCGACGAGTTGCTCGCGACGGAGCTGATCGACGAGGTTGATCTCACCGCGGGTGCCGAGTACGCCTTTCGGCATCCGTTGATCCGCACGGTGGTCTACGAATCGCAGCTCAAGTCCGATCGCGCCCGATGGCACCGGAAGCTGGCCGCAGCGATCCAAGAGCGCGCGCCTGGATCGATGGACGACAACGCGGCATTAATAGCCGAACACCTGCAGGCTGCGGGCGAGCTGCGCGAGGCGTACACCTGGCACATGCGGGCCGGGGCGTGGTCCACTAACCGCGATCTGGTCGCGGCCCGAGGTAGCTGGGAGCGGGCGCGCCGCATCGCCGATGCACTGCCTCCCGAGGACCCCGAACACTTGTCGATGCGCATCGCCCCGCGAACCATGTTGTGCGCCACCGACTGGCAAGCCCGAGAAGTCCAAGAGAGCCGCAGTCGCTTCGAGGAACTGCAAGAGTTATGCGGCGCGGCCGGGGACCAGGCGTCGCTGGCCATCGGGATGACCGCGCTGGCCACCGAACTGCTCTACGCGGGCCGCTCACGCGAGGGCGCGCTGCTCGCATCGCAACAGATGGCCCTGTTCGAGTCGATGGGCGATCGCTCCCCGACTATGGGCTTGGCGTTCATGGCTTTCGTCAACTGGCTCTGTGTCGGTGAGTTCGGTGAGATCCTGCGCTGGTCGCAGACCATCGTCGACTTGGCCGAGGGAGATCCCGCCAGGGGCGCCAACTTCGGTGTGGGATCACCCCTGGCGATCGCGTCGGCATGGCGCGGTACCGCCCGATGGTGGCTGGGCCTTCCCGGTTGGTCGCAAGACCTTGACGAAGCGGTCGACATGGCCCGACGCAGCAATGCGGAAACCCTCGGCAGCACCGTCGCCTGGACCTACGGTTTCGCGATGCAACACGGGACGCTTCGGCCCAGCGCCTCGGCGGAACGCGCGTGCGAGGAGGCGGTGCAATCCGCCCAACGGGCCAGCAGCGATCGGGCAATGGGTTTGGCCGGCTACGCGTTAGGTGTCGTGCTCATCACGCGGGACACCGCAGCTGACCGTCATCGGGGGCTGGAACTGATCCTTCAGAGCCGCGCCATCTGGCTGCGCAAGCGCGCACTCTTCCTCATCCCGGTGACCGACGTGTGGGCCGCCCGAGAGACCGCGCATAGCGGCGACCGCGATGCTGCCATCGCGGCGATGCGCTCAGCGGTCGACGAATTGCGCAATGCCGGCAACGTTTTCTACGGAGTTTGGGGCGCCGGCGTCCTGGTGGAGACCCTGCTGGAGCGCGGCGCCGAGGGCGACCTGGCCGAAGCCGAAGAGATAGTCGGCTGGCTGGCGAACCTGCCGGCAGGTCAAGGCTCGGCGATGTGCGAGATCACGCTGCTGCGACTGAATGCACTGCTGTCCCGTACGCGCGGTGACGAAGTCGCCTACTCCGAACTGGCGACCCGCTACCGCGCCATGGCGGAATCGCTGGGCTACGAAGGACACATCGACCACGCGAGGGCGTTTACGAGAACAGCTCCATGA